From Xylanibacter oryzae DSM 17970, a single genomic window includes:
- the purB gene encoding adenylosuccinate lyase, giving the protein MELDLLTAISPIDGRYRGKTEKLADYFSEYALIRYRVRVEIEYFITLCELPLPQLKGFDHQLFGRLRDIYQKFDQNDAQRIKDIEKITNHDVKAVEYFLKEEFDKIGNLDDFKEFIHFGLTSQDINNTSVPLSIKDALNEVYYPQVQELIDQLQTYADEWKDIPMLAKTHGQPASPTRLGKEIMVYVYRLTVQLEQLKSLPITAKFGGATGNYNAHHVAYPEYDWKKFGDKFVSDKLGLQREQYTTQISNYDNLGAIFDALRRINTIVLDLDRDFWMYISMEYFKQKIKAGEVGSSAMPHKVNPIDYENSEGNLGLSNAVLQFLAQKLPVSRLQRDLTDSTVLRNIGVPLGHSLIAFQSTLKGLRKLILNEDKISEDLDNTWAVVAEAIQTILRREAYPHPYEALKALTRTNKKMTEETIHDFISTLNVSDNVKAELMAITPHTYTGI; this is encoded by the coding sequence ATGGAGCTCGATTTATTAACCGCCATCTCACCTATAGATGGGCGCTATAGAGGTAAAACAGAAAAACTAGCAGATTACTTTTCAGAGTATGCACTTATTCGCTACCGTGTCCGCGTAGAAATAGAGTATTTTATTACTTTATGTGAATTGCCATTGCCACAACTGAAAGGTTTTGATCATCAACTATTTGGAAGATTGCGAGATATCTATCAGAAATTTGATCAGAATGATGCACAAAGAATTAAGGATATTGAGAAAATAACCAACCACGATGTTAAGGCCGTGGAGTATTTTTTGAAAGAAGAATTCGATAAAATAGGAAATCTTGATGATTTCAAAGAGTTTATCCACTTCGGTTTGACATCTCAGGATATAAACAATACCTCTGTGCCATTGTCGATAAAAGATGCGCTTAATGAAGTTTATTATCCTCAGGTTCAAGAACTTATAGATCAGCTGCAAACATATGCAGATGAGTGGAAAGATATTCCGATGCTTGCAAAAACACACGGTCAGCCGGCTTCTCCTACTCGTCTTGGAAAAGAAATAATGGTATACGTCTATCGTCTTACCGTACAATTAGAACAGTTGAAATCATTACCGATAACAGCAAAGTTTGGTGGTGCAACTGGCAATTATAATGCACATCATGTTGCTTATCCTGAGTATGACTGGAAAAAGTTTGGCGATAAATTCGTTTCCGACAAATTAGGATTACAGAGAGAGCAATATACTACACAGATTAGTAATTATGATAATTTGGGCGCTATTTTTGATGCCCTACGTCGTATTAATACAATAGTTCTAGACTTAGACCGCGACTTCTGGATGTACATATCAATGGAGTACTTCAAACAGAAAATCAAAGCAGGCGAAGTCGGTTCAAGTGCAATGCCACATAAGGTTAATCCTATTGATTACGAGAATAGCGAAGGCAACCTCGGACTGTCTAACGCAGTGTTACAGTTCCTTGCTCAGAAACTACCGGTTAGTCGTCTGCAGCGTGACCTTACCGATTCAACAGTTCTTCGCAATATAGGTGTCCCTCTCGGACATAGTCTTATTGCATTCCAGAGCACACTGAAAGGTTTAAGAAAATTGATTCTCAATGAAGACAAAATAAGTGAAGATCTTGATAACACATGGGCGGTAGTAGCAGAAGCTATTCAGACCATATTACGTAGAGAGGCCTATCCTCATCCATATGAGGCTTTGAAAGCCTTGACACGTACAAATAAGAAAATGACTGAAGAAACTATACACGACTTCATAAGCACACTTAATGTTTCAGATAATGTTAAAGCCGAACTTATGGCAATAACACCTCATACATACACAGGAATATAA
- a CDS encoding amino acid-binding protein, with protein sequence MLAKQLSIFLENKSGRLTEVTEVLGNSGVNLSAMSIADNSDFGILRCIVSDPDFACKVLKDAGFAVKITDVIGFSCPNTSGSLALVLKYLSDNGVFIEYMYSFANGDVANVVIRPTDLESCEKILSEKKVDLLAANDLYKL encoded by the coding sequence ATGTTAGCTAAGCAATTATCAATATTCCTCGAGAATAAGTCAGGTAGACTTACAGAGGTAACAGAAGTATTGGGCAATTCGGGCGTAAATCTTTCAGCCATGAGCATAGCAGATAACTCTGATTTCGGCATACTCCGTTGTATTGTTTCCGATCCTGATTTTGCATGCAAAGTATTAAAGGATGCAGGGTTTGCTGTTAAAATTACAGACGTTATCGGTTTCAGTTGTCCCAACACATCAGGCTCACTTGCCCTAGTACTGAAGTATCTGTCTGATAATGGCGTATTTATAGAATATATGTACTCCTTTGCCAATGGCGATGTAGCCAATGTCGTGATACGTCCTACAGATTTGGAGAGCTGTGAAAAAATACTTTCAGAGAAAAAAGTAGACCTTCTTGCGGCTAATGATTTGTATAAACTTTGA